A window from Streptomyces sp. NBC_00299 encodes these proteins:
- a CDS encoding ATP-binding protein, giving the protein MGTNETGTAAASGIAGAGGGPDVGAKLIEEIRRVLARIDAHAAGAGQATDADATPATSPAPLAAPGTAPLDALLTCFGLTPFERDLILLAAADELDPTTAARCAAACGDPQRAYPTFSLALAALAEPHWSALTPVAPLRRWRIVELDDESRLTTSRLRLDERILHFLLGSPYLDARLHGRLRRTPTPEQLPPSYDGAASRVAEGWTTGASPEAPLLVEVTGGDLRSRADIAAAAAARSGLGLYAMGAEDIPADPAERDGLARLWQREAILLPSALLVEVGELDRDQRAATEAFLAGAAVPVVVSSEDPLRTDRPHGARVAVPRLDDDEQTELWAQAFHPVADLDDGELRSLVAQFQLPPHVIRSAAATVRRRLPYEDTLDAAELAWRAGMEEARIGMDELGRRIEPGAGWDDLVLHDRQTNVLREIVAHVRQRPTVHQEWGFAGTLRRGLGVTAMFAGGSGTGKTLAAEVMAKELGLDLFIVDLSQVVSKYIGETEKNLRRVFDAAERGGALLLFDEADALFGKRSEVKDSHDRYANLEVSYLLMRMEAYRGLAILTTNMKKALDTAFLRRIRFVVDFPFPAEHERAEIWRRVLPSRAPVKDIDPGLLAQLTVAGGSIRNIALSGAFLAAEEGDRLQMRHMLAAARTEYQKLERSLTPGEVRGWV; this is encoded by the coding sequence ATGGGGACGAACGAGACGGGCACGGCGGCTGCTTCGGGCATCGCGGGCGCGGGAGGCGGACCCGACGTGGGCGCGAAGCTGATCGAGGAGATCAGGCGTGTCCTGGCCCGGATCGACGCCCACGCCGCCGGCGCCGGACAGGCGACGGACGCGGACGCCACCCCGGCGACGAGCCCGGCCCCCCTGGCCGCCCCCGGCACCGCCCCCCTCGACGCCCTCCTCACCTGCTTCGGCCTCACCCCCTTCGAACGCGACCTGATCCTCCTCGCCGCCGCCGACGAACTGGACCCCACGACCGCCGCCCGCTGCGCCGCGGCCTGCGGCGACCCGCAGCGGGCGTACCCGACCTTCTCGCTCGCCCTGGCCGCCCTCGCCGAACCGCACTGGAGCGCACTTACGCCCGTCGCGCCGCTGCGGCGCTGGCGGATCGTCGAGCTCGACGACGAGTCCCGGCTGACGACCTCCCGGCTACGGCTCGACGAGCGCATCCTGCACTTCCTGCTGGGCTCGCCCTACCTCGACGCCCGCCTGCACGGCCGCCTGCGCCGCACCCCGACGCCGGAACAACTGCCGCCGTCGTACGACGGCGCCGCGAGCCGGGTCGCCGAGGGCTGGACCACGGGCGCGAGCCCCGAGGCGCCGCTGCTCGTCGAGGTGACCGGCGGTGATCTGCGCAGCCGTGCCGACATCGCCGCCGCGGCGGCCGCCCGGTCCGGGCTCGGGCTGTACGCGATGGGCGCCGAGGACATCCCGGCCGACCCCGCCGAGCGCGACGGGCTCGCCCGGCTCTGGCAGCGCGAGGCGATCCTGCTGCCCTCCGCGCTGCTCGTCGAGGTCGGCGAGCTGGACCGTGACCAGCGGGCGGCGACCGAGGCGTTCCTGGCCGGAGCCGCCGTACCGGTCGTCGTCTCCAGCGAGGACCCCCTGCGCACGGACCGTCCGCACGGCGCACGGGTGGCGGTGCCCCGCCTCGACGACGACGAGCAGACCGAACTCTGGGCCCAGGCGTTCCACCCCGTCGCCGACCTCGACGACGGAGAACTGCGCTCCCTGGTCGCCCAGTTCCAGCTGCCCCCGCACGTCATCCGGTCCGCCGCCGCGACCGTACGCCGCCGTCTCCCCTACGAGGACACCCTCGACGCCGCCGAACTCGCCTGGCGGGCGGGCATGGAGGAGGCCCGGATCGGCATGGACGAGCTGGGCCGCCGGATCGAACCGGGGGCGGGCTGGGACGACCTGGTCCTGCACGATCGGCAGACCAACGTGCTCCGCGAGATCGTCGCGCATGTACGGCAGCGCCCCACCGTCCACCAGGAGTGGGGCTTCGCGGGCACCCTGCGCCGCGGCCTCGGCGTCACGGCGATGTTCGCGGGCGGCTCCGGCACGGGCAAGACGCTGGCCGCCGAGGTGATGGCGAAGGAACTCGGCCTCGACCTGTTCATCGTCGACCTCTCCCAGGTGGTCAGCAAGTACATCGGCGAGACCGAGAAGAACCTCCGCCGCGTCTTCGACGCCGCCGAACGCGGCGGCGCGCTGCTGCTGTTCGACGAGGCCGACGCCCTGTTCGGCAAGCGCAGCGAGGTCAAGGACAGCCACGACCGGTACGCCAACCTGGAGGTCAGCTACCTGCTGATGCGGATGGAGGCCTACCGCGGCCTCGCCATCCTCACCACCAACATGAAGAAGGCCCTCGACACCGCCTTCCTGCGCCGCATCCGCTTCGTCGTCGACTTCCCCTTCCCGGCCGAGCACGAGCGCGCCGAGATCTGGCGCCGTGTGCTCCCGTCCCGGGCCCCGGTCAAGGACATCGACCCCGGGCTCCTCGCCCAACTCACCGTCGCGGGCGGCTCGATCCGCAACATCGCACTGTCCGGCGCCTTCCTCGCGGCCGAGGAGGGCGACCGCCTGCAGATGCGGCACATGCTGGCGGCGGCTCGCACGGAGTACCAGAAGCTGGAGCGGTCGCTGACCCCGGGGGAGGTACGGGGATGGGTGTGA
- a CDS encoding DUF4255 domain-containing protein has product MSNALAIAHVTQALSLLLASNVGAEFDEAVKVEPRKPPAEAPDHPTINVFLYQVTPNTSMRNNDLPTRASDGTLVKRPAAALDLHYLITAYGDETTLVGQRLIGSVVRTLHEIPILPKDVIEETGHLPHLVGSDLAEAAQRVRFTPTVMDIDETSKLWGMLHQTPYSLSVAYQAALVLIDGRETPVPAKPVERTDVRVLPFGAPGAPVPPGVEPRVEAPSTTATPAAVDKAVSAEPGQPVSGAAKKTTKAPAKTVAKAPARARKTARASKPPQPEPRKGTED; this is encoded by the coding sequence ATGAGCAACGCACTCGCCATCGCCCATGTCACCCAGGCCCTGTCCCTGCTGCTCGCGTCCAATGTGGGCGCGGAGTTCGACGAGGCAGTGAAGGTCGAGCCGCGCAAGCCGCCGGCGGAGGCGCCGGACCACCCGACCATCAACGTGTTCCTCTACCAGGTCACCCCCAACACGTCGATGCGCAACAACGACCTGCCGACCCGGGCCTCCGACGGCACGCTCGTGAAGCGGCCGGCCGCCGCGCTGGACCTGCACTACCTCATCACCGCATACGGCGACGAGACGACCCTGGTCGGGCAGCGGCTGATCGGCTCCGTGGTGCGGACCCTGCACGAGATACCGATCCTGCCGAAGGACGTCATCGAGGAGACCGGTCACCTTCCGCACCTGGTGGGCAGCGACCTCGCAGAGGCAGCCCAGCGAGTGCGGTTCACACCCACGGTGATGGACATCGACGAGACGTCGAAGCTGTGGGGGATGCTCCACCAGACGCCGTACTCCCTGTCGGTCGCCTACCAGGCGGCCCTGGTCCTCATCGACGGACGGGAGACGCCGGTGCCGGCGAAGCCGGTGGAGCGGACGGACGTACGGGTGCTGCCGTTCGGGGCACCGGGTGCGCCGGTCCCGCCGGGGGTGGAGCCGAGGGTTGAGGCGCCGTCAACTACCGCGACACCGGCCGCTGTTGACAAGGCAGTGTCGGCGGAACCCGGGCAGCCCGTGAGCGGTGCTGCCAAGAAGACCACGAAGGCCCCGGCCAAGACCGTCGCCAAAGCTCCGGCACGGGCCCGCAAGACCGCCCGGGCGAGCAAGCCGCCGCAGCCGGAGCCCCGGAAGGGCACGGAGGACTGA
- a CDS encoding T4 family baseplate hub assembly chaperone gives MAITGAAELLATWEAGLAEAPTGRALLLHRTARPDVDAATLPVLPVGEREADLFALRRALFGERMQVRLGCAACGEDMEFDLDAGEFARSLSGRIGPGGSVVCVQQDGWDVEFRLPGAADLTSAARAADPRAALLARCLVSAERAGAAVSAEDLPVPVQRRIAEAVEAADPGADVTLTIACPECGAGTRAELDIASYLWTELDAWARDLLLDVHLLATSYGWSEPEIMALSPLRRRYYLELCADV, from the coding sequence ATGGCGATCACGGGGGCGGCCGAACTGCTGGCCACCTGGGAGGCGGGCCTCGCCGAGGCGCCGACGGGGCGCGCCCTGCTGCTGCACCGCACGGCGCGCCCGGACGTCGACGCCGCGACCCTGCCGGTGCTGCCGGTGGGGGAGCGCGAGGCCGACCTGTTCGCGTTGCGCCGCGCCCTGTTCGGGGAGCGGATGCAGGTGCGGCTGGGCTGCGCGGCATGCGGGGAGGACATGGAGTTCGACCTGGACGCCGGGGAGTTCGCGCGCTCGCTGAGCGGTCGGATCGGGCCCGGCGGCTCCGTGGTGTGCGTCCAACAGGACGGCTGGGACGTGGAGTTCCGGCTGCCCGGGGCCGCCGACCTGACGTCGGCGGCCCGGGCGGCGGACCCGCGCGCCGCCCTCCTCGCGCGGTGCCTCGTCTCGGCGGAGCGCGCCGGGGCGGCCGTATCCGCCGAGGACCTGCCCGTCCCGGTCCAGCGCCGGATCGCCGAGGCCGTCGAGGCCGCCGACCCCGGCGCCGACGTCACGCTCACCATCGCCTGCCCCGAGTGCGGCGCGGGCACCCGGGCCGAGCTGGACATCGCCTCCTACCTGTGGACCGAACTGGACGCCTGGGCAAGGGACCTGCTGCTCGACGTCCACCTGCTCGCCACGTCGTACGGCTGGAGCGAGCCGGAGATCATGGCGCTCAGCCCGCTGCGGCGCCGCTACTACCTGGAGCTGTGTGCGGATGTCTGA
- a CDS encoding phage tail protein → MAEFTVNAHRFDPYKNFKFLVLWDGRTVAGISKISPLKRTTEVVKHRHGGDPSSPRKSPGRSEFEGITLERGVTHDPEFDRWANKVWQVGAGLGSEVSLADFRKDIVIQVLNEAGQVAVSHKLYRTWPSEYQVLGELDANANAVAIQSLKLECEGWERDYEVPEPEEPSFLNPA, encoded by the coding sequence ATGGCTGAGTTCACGGTCAACGCGCATCGCTTCGACCCCTACAAGAACTTCAAGTTCCTCGTCCTGTGGGACGGCCGGACGGTCGCCGGCATCAGCAAGATCAGTCCGCTGAAGCGGACGACGGAGGTCGTCAAGCACCGCCACGGCGGCGACCCCTCCTCCCCGCGCAAGTCGCCGGGCCGCTCCGAGTTCGAGGGCATCACCCTGGAGCGCGGGGTCACCCACGACCCCGAGTTCGACCGCTGGGCCAACAAGGTCTGGCAGGTCGGCGCGGGCCTCGGCTCCGAGGTGTCCCTCGCCGACTTCCGCAAGGACATAGTCATCCAGGTCCTCAACGAGGCCGGCCAGGTCGCCGTCTCGCACAAGCTGTACCGGACCTGGCCGAGCGAGTACCAGGTCCTCGGTGAGCTGGACGCCAACGCCAACGCGGTGGCCATCCAGTCGCTGAAGCTCGAGTGCGAGGGCTGGGAGCGGGACTACGAGGTGCCCGAGCCTGAGGAGCCGTCGTTCCTCAACCCCGCTTGA
- a CDS encoding eCIS core domain-containing protein, translating to MTSPSQDAHAEQAAEQRRRKRKERAAKSRTPEPKDIVSGAGQPLDPGVRRELEERLGHDLSRVRLHTGRDAGQLTELLGADAVAVGQDVFFREGAFKPGTDEGRRLLAHELLHTVQNPHGLGALRAGRELGAVSLPQQAIEREAEAAARDLVEQPEPAAAEQVDVEQGQATPGWLRYATVDADQRRMEQLDPATVVDRMANTLLRSLRGDPEDRSGRVRLQLARMAPQVQDIVLDRLELRLPTPVIDRLVLAVEETEQAGPLPSDAAAAPLAVPGAVEEVEEERERASAEERQEGDERADAPGSGRGRQEDDGRPAPGGRQNQDDGASGGRQDQDAKDKSGDTEGAASGRQDAAGDREESAGRQQERSQDRRQERNTAGQGAQKDTDDERKDAADNQKEQKQQDQRDEEQAQEETDGARDEAAPEPEKQAGEQEERQAAAPQQSAAPAAVDRSGTEPGERPRTAGDARAARTTGDPENEQDADDEPLGLEAEPAEADVESDADADTGGGRAADADTAPSGEDTAVDPRLFQRRKRGAPRAPALTFSDGPSAEDEAQDTAEPETAPDSGERTDEDDAEDRAVQELMDGMSADQDSASGGDGPAGFGLSSGAAAVGTSTSAGTDADKARMDERRQDAEAARRDEEARAADGAGQDAVPTPGEAAGPDQLAKADEDARTQTAGSPSGAQGASDGASAGAGAGKTGAEAATSSRSGTQTAEGGGKDQGGQAGKGADHAGNADGQAGNASGQAENASGQDGKGTDQGKDSTQPAPTTPSAGGQDVTEGNGNATSPGPVTGPDKVSTPGPVAAPKLAPGNGPSPMAAGPEARTNAPKATEAPAPGGGTGSSTGSRTRPTGSKRQAARQAAKTARKSGGGGGRTASAPAPVRSGGRGAGGRTAPAGGAKPKKEAPAPDVSNATPESGLATAGSLKPHQALETLKGVDSAVGRSVDKERTALRKAPPTTQRPSGSPRTVPGGPTPAAPGTYTNAKVARTEAAAGRTPEITGEQKPEGEVPGANVPEPSWWDIALTIGAQLFGKLLKEILPLDDLIDSILGLPTKDDGLQNTRVGDAPRLPLENDSDPQRTDEQGQKLDERKNELHQSGRADAGLPMGEDQLYPDVPKETLTGKVAGGKGGAKASGPRSVSGGVPIESASAVAEHDRGPQIQAGFAQGRQQMGQERQAKDKKSTDDRRQYDEDLKREVDASGKKQADARDKGRSDISDSRDQWRKEQDDKVSEIDGKKGKKYDQVRKDITKKEEDTDKDVDKRTEDDNKKIETEQTNAEQDAEKKQNEGKDDADNWLEEAIEKLKEFFEGLKNAIKGIFEKARQVVTDVIDKFKQQVFKLIDDARNWVIDQINTFADALIALGDELLADYPAMRDKWRRTIDGARDWAVQKVNEFADALKEVAGKLLDGLCGALLAGLDVLETGLLAAVDVAESVTVGALEFGAAAVAALGEWAAIFNDIVSDPGDWISKAGAAAETGAKEHLFNEIKTAVRAWFNQKIQEIIGIPMEDFQALLDGGVTVDQMAQMAWDEALPQLPVIIGVMVVEKVVAKLIPGAGWVMAIIDALQTAWGALSEILAAFGLFMEFLKSVKSGNGALPFAKAVAAGVVALLELVYTFLIEGVGRFMGKVADRLGDMLKKIRTKKDKPGEPDAPGQPPTPNKPKDTKPKDDDRKDDEPSTPDKQDDRPAPRKPSPDKTSRPPSKPRPGKRSSPEKKPRSSQTTRPKKRRDEDERREEGRDVNAARKRARDAERRTRDKERDDTTGRPARRGPARDTLRKDDRTRGGDRRDDRRPGTDRDRKDYGDRSRDRDRDPRNTRPEDRREHGRRRDTDKDREQDRKRPTRIRRARQTVKSAANRARRAARKLYGKARRRIGGRLNDRLRRLRDLLRKRRDRVGDDRSRRRPGRDRRRDRRDGGTESINLPRMPYTDADDGERHTLMFHGRGMDAGLYLHSIPEEVPAFLADWRADIDQQEPSPDRDNQETYVKAAAGRYNRAKRIQKGIPSQVKKEDRDKYRPREKALREMMSDLAYVARLREYNDIPEPKWPDFYDVASPRGDGGHVSEYLGTSAKTAFGGPGEIARKAKSGQPPGWNYITKNGLGEKSAWVRMHLLPERLGGKATGNNLVPARGPQTNTLFLQNIEDQAYQAIPRQEKIIWYKAEARFGFSRLNDFVDFPSYISAAYGGYEKVRGTGKSRGDWTKKGMTKQFGRNVFPPRQDEGGILFINSAGRTTIAGMLECSTRLAGHVMDARDAAGGFKDRKEIKPLLRQWKRAKGGNIMPGLEGMLPKLDALIAQGKVELSG from the coding sequence GTGACCTCCCCGTCCCAGGACGCCCACGCCGAGCAGGCCGCCGAACAGCGCCGCCGCAAGCGCAAGGAGCGCGCCGCCAAGTCCCGTACACCCGAGCCGAAGGACATCGTCAGCGGCGCCGGGCAGCCTCTCGACCCCGGTGTACGGCGGGAGTTGGAGGAACGGCTCGGCCATGACCTGAGCCGCGTGCGGCTGCACACCGGCCGTGACGCCGGGCAACTGACCGAGTTGCTCGGCGCGGACGCGGTGGCCGTGGGCCAGGACGTCTTCTTCCGCGAGGGCGCGTTCAAGCCGGGCACGGACGAGGGGCGCCGCCTTCTCGCCCACGAGCTCCTGCACACCGTGCAGAACCCGCACGGTCTCGGGGCGCTGCGTGCGGGGCGGGAGTTGGGGGCGGTGAGTCTGCCGCAGCAGGCCATTGAGCGGGAGGCGGAGGCTGCGGCGCGGGACCTCGTGGAGCAGCCGGAGCCGGCGGCCGCCGAGCAGGTGGACGTCGAGCAGGGGCAGGCCACGCCCGGTTGGCTGAGGTACGCCACGGTCGATGCCGACCAGCGCCGTATGGAGCAACTGGATCCGGCGACCGTCGTCGACCGCATGGCCAACACGCTACTGCGCTCCCTGCGCGGGGACCCTGAGGACCGGTCCGGGCGGGTCCGGCTGCAGTTGGCACGGATGGCGCCCCAGGTGCAGGACATCGTGCTCGACCGGCTGGAACTGCGGCTGCCCACACCGGTGATCGACCGGCTGGTGCTGGCTGTCGAGGAGACGGAGCAGGCCGGGCCGCTGCCGTCGGATGCCGCCGCGGCCCCGCTGGCCGTGCCGGGTGCCGTCGAGGAGGTCGAGGAGGAGCGCGAGCGGGCCTCGGCCGAGGAACGGCAGGAGGGGGACGAGCGTGCGGACGCCCCCGGGTCGGGGCGCGGCCGACAGGAGGACGACGGCCGGCCGGCTCCCGGCGGCCGTCAGAACCAGGACGACGGCGCGTCCGGCGGCCGGCAGGACCAGGACGCCAAGGACAAGAGCGGTGACACGGAGGGCGCGGCGTCCGGCCGACAAGACGCTGCCGGGGACCGGGAGGAGTCGGCCGGGAGGCAGCAGGAACGCTCCCAGGACCGCCGGCAGGAGCGGAACACCGCAGGCCAAGGCGCCCAGAAGGACACCGACGACGAACGCAAGGACGCGGCGGACAACCAGAAGGAGCAGAAGCAGCAGGACCAGCGCGACGAGGAGCAGGCGCAGGAGGAAACGGACGGGGCTCGGGACGAGGCCGCGCCGGAACCGGAGAAGCAGGCCGGTGAGCAGGAGGAACGGCAGGCCGCCGCCCCGCAACAGTCCGCCGCCCCGGCAGCGGTGGACCGCAGCGGAACCGAGCCGGGCGAGAGACCACGCACCGCCGGCGACGCCCGGGCGGCCCGCACGACGGGGGACCCGGAGAACGAACAGGACGCCGACGACGAGCCGTTGGGGCTGGAGGCGGAGCCCGCGGAGGCCGACGTCGAGTCGGACGCCGACGCGGACACCGGCGGCGGTCGCGCGGCCGACGCGGACACCGCGCCTTCGGGCGAGGACACGGCGGTCGACCCCCGGCTGTTCCAGCGGCGCAAGCGGGGAGCGCCCCGCGCCCCGGCTCTCACCTTCTCCGACGGCCCATCTGCCGAGGACGAGGCCCAGGACACGGCAGAACCCGAGACCGCCCCGGACAGCGGCGAGCGCACGGACGAGGACGACGCCGAGGACCGGGCCGTCCAGGAGCTCATGGACGGCATGTCCGCGGACCAGGACTCCGCCTCGGGCGGGGACGGGCCGGCCGGATTCGGTCTGTCCTCGGGAGCCGCAGCGGTAGGGACGTCGACGTCCGCGGGGACGGACGCGGACAAGGCGCGCATGGACGAGCGCCGGCAGGATGCTGAAGCCGCGCGGCGCGACGAGGAGGCACGCGCCGCCGACGGCGCCGGACAGGACGCTGTGCCCACTCCCGGCGAGGCGGCCGGGCCCGACCAGTTGGCCAAGGCGGACGAGGACGCCCGTACGCAGACGGCGGGTTCGCCCTCCGGAGCCCAGGGGGCGTCGGACGGCGCAAGCGCAGGCGCGGGCGCGGGTAAGACAGGAGCCGAAGCGGCCACCTCGTCCCGGAGCGGGACGCAGACGGCCGAAGGCGGCGGGAAGGACCAGGGCGGCCAGGCCGGCAAGGGCGCGGACCATGCCGGGAACGCAGACGGCCAGGCAGGCAATGCGTCCGGCCAGGCAGAGAATGCGTCCGGTCAGGACGGGAAGGGCACGGACCAGGGCAAGGACAGCACACAGCCCGCTCCGACCACGCCCTCCGCAGGCGGCCAGGACGTCACCGAAGGCAACGGCAACGCCACCTCCCCCGGCCCGGTCACCGGCCCCGACAAGGTCTCCACGCCAGGACCTGTCGCCGCGCCGAAACTGGCTCCGGGCAACGGTCCTTCCCCCATGGCCGCCGGACCGGAGGCGAGGACCAACGCCCCGAAGGCCACCGAAGCCCCGGCACCCGGCGGTGGCACGGGAAGCTCGACCGGCTCACGTACCAGGCCCACGGGCAGCAAGCGGCAGGCGGCACGGCAGGCCGCCAAGACCGCCCGCAAGAGCGGCGGAGGCGGCGGCCGTACGGCTTCCGCACCCGCACCCGTTCGGTCCGGTGGCCGCGGTGCCGGCGGCCGCACCGCACCCGCCGGCGGTGCGAAGCCGAAGAAGGAGGCCCCGGCCCCGGACGTCTCCAACGCCACACCCGAGTCGGGCCTGGCCACGGCCGGCTCGCTCAAGCCCCACCAGGCCCTGGAGACCCTCAAAGGCGTCGACTCCGCCGTCGGCCGTTCCGTCGACAAGGAGCGCACCGCGCTGCGCAAGGCGCCGCCGACCACGCAACGGCCGTCCGGTTCACCGCGCACCGTCCCCGGCGGCCCGACCCCCGCGGCCCCCGGCACCTACACCAACGCGAAGGTCGCCCGCACCGAGGCCGCGGCGGGCAGGACACCCGAGATCACCGGCGAGCAGAAGCCGGAAGGCGAGGTGCCGGGCGCGAACGTCCCGGAGCCGAGCTGGTGGGACATCGCCCTCACCATCGGCGCCCAGCTGTTCGGCAAGCTGCTCAAGGAGATCCTGCCGCTCGACGACCTGATCGACTCCATCCTCGGCCTCCCGACCAAGGACGACGGCCTCCAGAACACCCGCGTGGGTGACGCCCCGCGGCTACCACTGGAGAACGACTCCGATCCGCAGCGCACGGACGAACAGGGCCAGAAGCTCGACGAGCGGAAGAACGAGCTGCACCAGTCGGGCCGCGCCGACGCCGGGCTGCCGATGGGTGAGGACCAGCTCTATCCGGACGTCCCCAAGGAGACCCTGACCGGAAAGGTCGCCGGCGGGAAGGGCGGCGCGAAGGCGAGCGGCCCACGCTCCGTGTCCGGCGGCGTGCCCATCGAGTCCGCCTCCGCCGTGGCCGAACACGACCGAGGCCCCCAGATCCAGGCAGGCTTCGCCCAGGGCCGGCAACAGATGGGCCAGGAACGCCAGGCCAAGGACAAGAAGTCCACGGACGACCGCAGGCAGTACGACGAGGACCTCAAGCGCGAGGTCGACGCCAGCGGCAAGAAGCAGGCCGACGCCCGTGACAAGGGCCGCTCCGACATCTCCGACTCCCGCGACCAGTGGCGCAAGGAGCAGGACGACAAGGTCTCGGAGATCGACGGCAAGAAGGGCAAGAAGTACGACCAGGTCCGCAAGGACATCACGAAGAAGGAAGAGGACACCGACAAGGACGTCGACAAGCGCACCGAGGACGACAACAAGAAGATCGAGACGGAACAGACCAACGCCGAGCAGGACGCGGAGAAGAAGCAGAACGAGGGCAAGGACGACGCCGACAACTGGCTCGAAGAGGCCATCGAGAAGCTGAAGGAGTTCTTCGAGGGCCTCAAGAACGCGATCAAGGGCATCTTCGAGAAGGCCCGGCAGGTCGTCACCGACGTCATCGACAAGTTCAAGCAGCAGGTCTTCAAGCTCATCGACGACGCCCGCAACTGGGTCATCGATCAGATCAACACCTTCGCCGACGCCCTGATCGCCCTCGGCGACGAACTCCTCGCCGACTACCCGGCGATGCGCGACAAGTGGCGCCGGACCATCGACGGTGCGCGCGACTGGGCCGTACAGAAGGTCAACGAGTTCGCCGACGCCCTCAAGGAGGTCGCCGGGAAGCTGCTCGACGGGCTGTGCGGGGCGCTGCTCGCCGGCCTCGACGTCCTGGAGACCGGGCTGCTGGCGGCCGTCGACGTCGCCGAGTCCGTCACCGTCGGCGCGCTGGAGTTCGGTGCCGCCGCCGTCGCTGCCCTCGGCGAGTGGGCGGCCATCTTCAACGACATCGTCTCCGACCCCGGCGACTGGATCAGCAAGGCGGGCGCCGCCGCCGAGACCGGCGCCAAGGAACACCTCTTCAACGAGATCAAGACCGCGGTCAGAGCCTGGTTCAACCAGAAGATCCAGGAGATCATCGGTATCCCGATGGAGGACTTCCAGGCGCTGCTCGACGGCGGCGTCACGGTGGACCAGATGGCCCAGATGGCGTGGGACGAGGCGCTGCCCCAACTCCCCGTCATCATCGGAGTGATGGTCGTCGAGAAGGTCGTCGCCAAGCTCATCCCCGGCGCCGGCTGGGTCATGGCGATCATCGACGCCCTGCAGACCGCGTGGGGCGCCCTGAGCGAGATCCTCGCCGCGTTCGGCCTCTTCATGGAGTTCCTCAAGTCCGTCAAGAGCGGAAACGGCGCGCTGCCGTTCGCGAAGGCGGTCGCGGCCGGTGTCGTGGCGCTGCTGGAGCTCGTCTACACGTTCCTGATCGAGGGCGTGGGCCGGTTCATGGGCAAGGTCGCGGACCGGCTCGGCGACATGCTGAAGAAGATCCGCACGAAGAAGGACAAGCCGGGGGAGCCGGACGCGCCGGGGCAGCCGCCCACGCCGAACAAGCCGAAGGACACGAAACCGAAGGACGACGACCGCAAGGACGACGAGCCCTCCACCCCGGACAAGCAGGACGACCGCCCGGCCCCGCGCAAGCCATCACCGGACAAGACCTCCCGCCCACCGTCCAAGCCCCGCCCCGGCAAGCGCTCTTCCCCGGAGAAGAAGCCACGCTCCTCGCAGACCACTCGCCCGAAGAAGCGCCGCGACGAGGACGAGCGCCGCGAGGAGGGACGCGACGTGAACGCGGCCAGGAAGCGGGCGCGGGATGCGGAACGCAGGACGCGTGACAAGGAGCGGGACGACACCACCGGCCGCCCCGCGCGCCGAGGCCCGGCCCGCGACACGCTTCGCAAGGACGACCGCACGCGGGGCGGGGACCGCAGGGACGACCGCCGGCCCGGCACGGACCGGGACCGCAAGGACTACGGCGACCGGTCGCGCGACAGGGACCGCGACCCCAGAAACACGCGGCCCGAGGATCGACGCGAGCACGGTCGTCGCCGTGACACCGACAAGGACCGCGAGCAGGACAGGAAACGCCCCACCCGCATCCGTCGCGCCCGCCAGACGGTCAAATCCGCGGCGAACCGGGCCCGTCGAGCCGCCCGCAAGCTCTACGGCAAGGCTCGTCGCCGGATCGGCGGCCGTCTCAACGACCGGCTGCGGCGACTGCGGGACCTGTTGCGCAAGCGCAGGGACCGGGTGGGCGACGATCGTTCCCGCCGGCGCCCGGGCCGGGACCGTCGTCGCGACCGGCGGGACGGTGGGACCGAGTCGATCAACCTGCCGAGGATGCCGTACACCGACGCCGACGATGGCGAACGGCACACGCTGATGTTCCACGGCCGTGGCATGGACGCAGGCCTCTACCTGCACAGCATTCCGGAGGAGGTCCCCGCCTTCCTGGCGGATTGGCGAGCGGATATCGATCAACAGGAACCGTCGCCAGACAGGGACAATCAGGAGACGTACGTCAAGGCAGCCGCAGGCAGGTACAACAGGGCCAAGAGAATCCAGAAGGGGATTCCATCCCAGGTGAAGAAGGAGGACAGGGACAAGTACCGGCCCCGCGAGAAGGCCCTTCGGGAAATGATGTCGGATCTCGCCTATGTGGCGCGGTTGCGGGAGTACAACGACATTCCTGAGCCCAAGTGGCCGGACTTCTATGATGTCGCCTCCCCGCGCGGGGATGGCGGGCACGTATCCGAGTACCTCGGGACCTCAGCCAAGACGGCGTTCGGTGGCCCGGGCGAGATTGCCAGGAAGGCGAAATCAGGGCAGCCGCCGGGTTGGAACTACATCACAAAAAACGGATTGGGTGAGAAGTCTGCATGGGTGAGGATGCACCTGTTGCCGGAGCGGCTCGGTGGAAAGGCGACCGGGAACAACCTCGTACCCGCACGTGGCCCTCAGACGAACACACTGTTCCTGCAGAACATCGAGGACCAGGCCTATCAAGCCATTCCACGGCAGGAAAAGATAATCTGGTACAAGGCGGAGGCTCGGTTCGGATTCTCGCGCCTCAATGACTTCGTGGACTTCCCCAGTTACATATCCGCGGCGTACGGCGGATATGAAAAGGTTCGGGGGACCGGGAAGAGCCGGGGCGACTGGACGAAAAAGGGGATGACGAAGCAGTTCGGTCGGAACGTTTTTCCGCCTCGTCAGGATGAAGGGGGAATTCTCTTCATCAACTCCGCCGGCCGGACCACCATCGCCGGCATGCTCGAATGCTCTACTCGGCTCGCCGGGCACGTCATGGATGCACGTGACGCCGCAGGGGGGTTCAAGGACCGGAAGGAGATCAAGCCGCTTCTGCGGCAGTGGAAGCGTGCCAAGGGAGGCAACATCATGCCCGGGCTGGAAGGCATGCTTCCGAAGCTTGACGCCCTGATCGCGCAGGGCAAGGTCGAACTGAGTGGGTGA